GCCAGCACTGACCGATGGCTGTGGACAACACCTTTCGGCGTGCCGGTCGATCCACTGGTGAACAGCAGCCAAGCGGCGTCGTCGGGTGCGGGTGGCGTCGGGTCACCGGTCCCGGCGGGCGTGCCGGTCAGCTCCGGCGACTCGATGGACACCACGCGCCGGACCGACGGAACCTCGGACCGAAGGTCGGTCAGCCGCTCGAGATGGGTGCGGTCGCCGACCACGACGGTGGGCCGGGTCACTGCCAGCTGGGCGTACTGTTCGGCGGCCCGCAGACGCTGATTGATCAACGTCAGGATCCGGCCGGCGCGGGGCACCCCGTAGTACAGCCGGGCGTAGGCGGCGCTGTTGTCGGCGACGACGGCGACCCGGTCACCCGCCGCGGTGTGGCGGGCGACCCACGTGGCGACCGACCGGATCTCCCGGTCGAGCTGTGCGAACGAGGTCGGGACTCCGTCCGGCCCGATGACGGCGGGCCGCCGCGGATCCGTTGCGGCGGCCGACGCCACCAGATCGTGCAGCAGCATGACTACCGCGGCACCCCCAGTGCGAGCACCGCCGCATCGTCCTCCACGCCCTCCCCGAGATCGGCCAACAGGGTGCGCAGGGTCTCGACGATCTCCGTGGCGGTACTCGGCGCGTGTGCGCGAGCCAGTTCCATCAGCGCATCGTGGTCGTCGAAACGTTCGGCGCCACGCCCGATGCGTGCCTCGGTGACGCCGTCGGTGTAGATCACCAAGGTGTCACCCGCCGCGAGGTGAACTCGGGCCGACACGAACCGGGCGTTGTTGAAGATGCCCGCCGCCTGACCCCCTTCCGTGCTGACCTTCTCGACGGTGCCGTCCCCGCGCAGGAGCAGGGCCGGCGGGTGTCCGCCACTGGCCAGGTGCACGTCGAATCCGTTGTCCTGGTGGGTCAGCACACCGAAGATCACGGTGCAGAAATGCGAACGGTCCGGGCCGTACTCGCCGAGGAGCACGGTGTCGAGATTGTGCAGCACCGCCACCGGATCGTCGTCGAACACCGCGGCGGCACGCAGCGTGTAGCGGGTCAGCGAGGCGACGGTCGCCGCGTCGACGCCCTTACCGCACACGTCGCCCAGGAAGAATGCCGATCGGCCGTGCGTGAGCGCGAACAGGTCGTAGAAATCACCGCCGACCTCGTCGTGGGACGCGGCGTGCAGGTGGGCGCTGGCTTCCAGGCCGGGCGGCGGGGACAGCGTGGGCGGCAGCAGCGAGCGTTTCAGCGTGCGCGCCAGCGCGGTCGCCCGGGCGCGCTCCTGTTCGGCCCGCTGCCGCTCGGCCAGCAGTTCGCGCTCGTAGGCCCGCCGGTCGCTGGCGTCCTGAAGTGCCAACCGGATCGTCGTCGGCGCTCCGGAGGCGTCGGTCTTGACGTTGGCGGCGATCAGCGTGGGCAGCCGGTTGCCGCCGGCCGCGATGAGATCAACTGTGACGCCGCGGATTTCGCCCGTGATGTGCAGCAGGGGAGCGAAGTGCGTCTCGAAGTGGATCCGGCTGCCGACGGTCAGCAGGTCGGTGAACGGCGTGCCGATCAGCTCCTCGCGCCGACGGCCGAGCCAGCGAACCAGCGTCTCGTTCACCGACAGGATCCGCCGGTCCGGCCCGGTGGCGAGGTGGCCGCACGGAGCCTGCTCGTATAGGTCCTCGACGGTGTACTCCGGTGCCGGCTCGGCACCTTCGGGTGAGGTCACGTCGCCCGGGCGAACGCCGCGATCGCCTTGGCGGTCTCCTCCGGGGCGCTCAGATGTGGACAGTGCCCGGTGGTCTCGAGGGTGAGTAGCGCGCTGCCGGCGATGTGGTCGTGGACGAACGCCCCGACCCCGCGCGGGGCGATGGCGTCGTAGGCGCATTCGATGACCAGGGTGGGCATGTGCACGCCGCCGAGATCGGCGCGGTTGTCGGACAGGAACGTCGCGCGCGCGAACACCCGCGCCCGCGCCGGATCGGTGCGGCAGAAGCTCTCGGCCAGTTCGTCGGACAGTTCGGGTTGTCCCGGTGCGCCCATGACGGTCGGCGCCATCGCCTGCGACCAGCCGAGGTAGTTGCTCTCCATCGAGTCGAGGAGTTCATCGATGTCCGCCCGCGAGAAGCCGCCGCGGTACTCGGCGTCGTCGACGTAGCAGGGGGACGGGGTGAGCAGCACCAGCTTCGCGAACCTGCTCGGATCGGCGCGCACGGCGAGCACGCCCATCATGGACGCGACCGAGTGACCGACGAACACCACGTCGTGCAGGTCGAGTTCCTTGGTGAGTTCGAGGATGTCGTCGGCGTATCCCTGCAGTGAGGAGTAGCGGTCGGCGTCCCATGCCGTGGGGTCCGAGGCTCCGGAGCCGACGTGGTCGAACAGGACCACCCGGAACTCCGGCGCCAAGCGGGCGGTCACCAGCCGCCACAGGTTCTGGTCGCAGCCGAAACCGTGCGCGAGCATGACCGTCGGCCCCTGCTCTGTCCCGACGATGCGGACGTTGTTCCGTGCGCGCACGTTCATCGAGACGATCCTCCCACCTCCCGGCGGCGGCGGTGGCCGCTCACAGCGGAATCTGCACCGTCACCGTGGTGCCGGCCCCGCTGACGCTCGAGACGTCCAGGTGTCCCGACACGGCCTCGACCCGGTCCTTGAGGCCGATCAGACCCGAGCCCGCCGACGAATCGGCGCCGCCCACGCCGTCGTCGCCGACCGAGAGGTGTAACGCGTCGTCTCCGGCGCGTACGTGCACCGTCACCTCTGACGCGTGAGCATGTTTGGCGGCGTTGGTCAACGCCTCGGCGACGACGTAGTACGCCGCGACCTCGACCGGTTCGGGCAGTCGGCGGTCCACGTCGAGATGCAGGCTCACCGGGACACTCGAGCGGCGGGCCAGCGTCCTGATCGCAGGCCCCAGACCGCCCCGGGAGAGGATCGCCGGGTGGATGCCGCGGGACAGTTCCTGCAGGTCGTGATGGAGATCCCCGAGACCGGTCACCACGCGCGACAGTGCCTCGCGCTCCCGCTCGGCATCGGGCGGCAGCGCCGCCTCGAGCGCACGCACCTCCAGGCCGAGCGAGACGATGCGCTGCTGCGCCCCGTCGTGCAGATCCCGTTCCAGGCTCCGGCGCGCATGGTCGGCGGCGGTGATGATGCGGGTGCGCGACGCCTTCAGTTCGGCACGTGTCTCGGCGTTGGCGATCGCCGTGGAGATGAGGTCGGCGAAGTCGCCCACTCTCGCCTCACACTCCGGCGGCAGGGGGTCGGAGGTGATCGATCCGACGAGCACGGCGCCTCGGACCTCGCCGTTGACGATCACCGGCGCACCGACACCCGCGCGGACATGCAGGCCGTGCAGCCGGTCGGCGATCGACCCGTGGGTCTCGGCGTAGTCGTCGATGCGGGCGGGCACGCCGGCCGTCCGGATCCGGTGGCTCAGGCTGTCACCGTCGAGGCGGAACCGCTCACCGGCCGAGAGTCGGTCGGTGTCCCTGTTGTCCCGGGCGGCGAGAACCACGCAGTGGCTGTCTCCGTCGTAGCTGATCAACGTGACGTGCTCGACGGCCAGGCCGTCGGCCAGTTCGGTGACCGCGGCCGGATACACCTCGGAGGGGTCGGCACCGCGGGCCACCAGCGTGGCCACCCGGCGCAGGGCGGTCTGCTGGTCGGCGAGTGCACTGGCCTCGGCGTGGCTCTCCGCGAGCGCGGCGTTGATCTCCTGGCGGTCGCGGGTCGCGACGAGCAGCGACTCGAGCGATCCAAGGATGCGTTGCACACGTTCGCGGGCATCCTTGGACAGCTCGGCGGGCACCAGCAGCGTCCCGATCCGCGCCGGGCCGTCGCGCAACGGGACCGCGGTGGACCGGTCGTCACCGGGCACGTCGTCGAGGGTGAGCACCGCGAACGGCAGCTCGAGAACCTCCGCGATGCGACGGCCCGCGCTGTGCAGGGCGGCCTGCAGGTCACCGGCGCCGAGGGTGGACCGGGCGAGTTCGGCGGACAGGTCCGCCTCGAGGCGGCGCTGTTCGGCCTCGGCGGCGCGTAGCCGCGCCTGCCCGGCGAGCAGGTTGGCCAACAGCGCGAGCGGTAGGAACACCGCCAGCGCGGGCACGAGGGTGTCGGTGCCCTCCAGGTGGATGTAGACGTAGACGAGCGTGCTCACCAGCGAGGTCGCCACCGCGAGGCCGAAGCCCCACCCGGCCGACACCACCAGCACCCCGAGCAGGAACACTGCGCCGAAGGCATTCTCCGGCGCCACCCGTTTGAGCTGGAACACCAGCAGCGTTTCGAGGCAGATGAAGGCGGCCGCCACGACCACGCCCAGCCACAGCGGGGGAGCGGTCGGGCGGAGCAACAGTTTGAGCAGCCGGTTGGGCACCGATTGCGTCCGGCCCGTCACACCCACGGGCCGATGGTAGAGCGAATGCCTGTCAGGTGTTGACGCTCTCGGTGGCGACGGATTTCGCCCAGCGGTAGTCGGCTTTACCGGCCGGTGAGCGGACCACCTTTTCCGTTCGGATGAACACCTTCGGCACCTTGTACCGGGCGATCGAGCGGGTACACACCTCGACCAGCTCCTCGTCGGTGGCCGACGCCTCCCCGGCGAACTGCACGACCGCGACGACCTCGCTGCCCCATCGTTCCGACGGCCGGCCGACCACCACGACGTCGTAGACGGCCGGATGCGCGGCGACCGCACGTTCCACCTCCTCGGCGAAGATCTTCTCCCCGCCCGAGTTGATGGTCACCGAATCCCGGCCGAGCAGCTGAATCCGTCCGTCCTCCAGGACGTTCGCACGGTCGCCGGGAACCGACCAGCGCACACCGCCGATGGTGGGGAACGTCTTGGCCGTCTTGGCCTCGTCGCCGAGATATCCGAGCGGGACCAGGTCGCGGCGCGCCAGCCACCCCTGCCCCTCCCCGGGTTCCAGCACCCGGCTGAAATCGGCGGCAACCACCGCGGTGTCGCTCTGCGGTGTGAACGTCGCGGCCTCGATCTGCGCGCCTGCGCTGGCGTATGTGCTCATCTGCGCGCCGGACTCCGAGGAGCCCACGGCGTCCATGACGATCACGTGCGGCAGTGTGGCGAGGATGCGGTCGCGCACCGTCGGCGACAGCGGTGCGCCGCCGTTGGTCAAGGTGACCAGGCCGGACAGGTCGTAGTCGCCCCGCTCGATCTCGTCGAGTAGCGGGCGGGCCACCGCATCGCCGACCATCGGGATGCTCAGCACGCGTTCGCGGGCGGCCACCCGCAGCGCATCGTCGGGATGCAACCGGTCGACGTGATCGGGGATGGCCAGCCGACCGCCCATCGTCACCGCGTTGTACGCCGCCCACTGCGCCGCCCCGTGCATGAAAGGCGGGATCATCAGCAGGCCCATCGCGCCGGCACCGGCGCGCGCCCGCTCGGCGAGTTCGGTGTAGGACGACAGGAACGTGTCGCTACCGAAGGGCCGGCCGCCCATGGACGACAGGAAGATGTCGTGCTGGCGCCACAGCACACCCTTGGGCATACCGGTCGTGCCGCCGGTGTAGAGGATGTAGAGATCGTCGCCGGTCGGCACCGGCATCCCGCCCGCGGGCGCGGCCGTGGTGATGATCGATTCGTAATCGACTGCGCCGGGCAACAATTCGTTGCCGGAGTCGTCGGCCACCTGAATCAGCACCCGCAGGTTCGGCAGCTGGTCGCGCACCGCGGCCACCTGCGGCGCGAACTCCGCGCCGTAGACCAGCGCCGTCGCGTCGGCATCGGTGAGCAGGTAGGTGAGCTCTTCGCCGACGTAGCGGTAGTTGACGTTGAACGGGGCGACGCGGGCGCGGTAGCTACCGATCATCGCCTCGAGGTACTCGTTACCGTTGCGCAGATAGATCCCGAGGTGGTCCTGGCCGGATTCGTGGCCCTGCAGTCGGTCGCGTTCGGTGTGGCAGCCCAGCCCGACAGACGTCAGGTAGTGCGCGACGCCGTCCACCCGCGCATCGGTGTCGGCGTAGGTGAGCCGACGGTCCCGCCACACCAGGAACGTGTTGTCGGGAACCGCCTCGGCCACCGTCGCGAACACGGTCGACAGATTGAAACTCACAGCACCGTCGGTCATGGCGTGACCATACAACGAGGGAAGGTCCGTATGGTCAAAGTTCGTCAGGCTGGGTGCAGACCGCTGCCGGTCAGCACGGTCGGCTGCCATCCGCGCGGACCCACGCACAGCAGTGGCCGCCCGTCAGGGGCCTGCGCTGAGGCCTGCGGACCGGGACACGGTGCGCCGATGTCCTGAACCCCGTAGAGCGCGTACGTCGACGTCCAGAAGCCGGTGTACACCGGCGGCCACTGATTCGGGATCCACTTGCACTGCAGCGGTTCGCCGCCCCGGCCGCGGCCGAACACGTTGCGCTCCCAGCTGTAGCAGGGCGCACCGCGCTTCGCCTCGTAACTCATCCCCGGCACGTCGGTGGGATAGCGGCCCGGGTCGTCGTGGTAGTCGTTCGACGGATCGGCCACTGCGCCCGGCGCCAGCCCGACAGCTGCCCCCGCGATGGACGCGGCGACGAGAAGTTCACGAAACATGTCCACCCTCACGGCTGACTCGACGGCCTCGCGGCAAAGCCTAACCGGTGGCCTACGGGCGCCGACCGCTTTCGGTCCTACTCCGCGGAGTCGGAGCGGGTGTCGGTGTCGAGCACGCTGACCGCGATCCCGTACGGCAGGAAGCGCACCTTGCGGGTCGGATCGGTGTTGTTCTTGTTGGCCCTCAGCGCGTCGAGTTCGGTGGGGAACACCTGCTCGATGCGGGCGCCGCCCTCGGCGTCGACGGTGAAGATCGCCCACACACCGTCACCGGTCTCGCCGGCGGTCTCCGGCTCGGTCCTGGGCCGGCTGAACCGCCCCAGCTCGTCGATCAGGGCACTCAACCCGGCGCGCTCACCCGAGGAGGTGAAGAACCGGCCAACACCCTCCAGCGCCTCGCGGGCGACACGGTCCAAGTCGTCGGGGTCGAAGCCGAATGGTCCGTTGTTACTCATCGCCGTTTGTCCATCGTTGCCGTCCTCCTCGTGTGCCGCAACACTCACGGTACTCACAGTTTGTTGCCCAAGCGCGCGAGAGAGTGACCGTATGACCTTCACCCGAGCCGAACTGCTGACCGCTGTCGAACGTTCACCCCGGCTGGTGGCCGTGCACGATCGCGCCGGTTGGGTTGCGCTCTACACACCCGAGGCGCAGATCGAGGATCCGGTGGGCAGTCGTCCGCACCGCGGCCTCGACCAGATCGACCGCTTCTACGCCACGTTCATCGCCCCGCGCGACATCACCTTCCACCTCCGCACCGACGTGGTGGTCGACGACACGGTGATCCGAGACGTCGGCCTGGAGGTGCGGATGGGGGCGGGTGTGACGATGCACATCCCGGCGGTACTCCGCTACGACCTGGCCGCGGCCGGCGGGGAGGTGAAGATCGCCCGACTGCAGGCGTTCTGGGAGCTGCCCGGCATGGTCGGACAGTTCCTGCGCAGCGGTCCGCGGGCGCTGCCCGCGGGGGGTGCGCTGAGCGTCGCGTTGCTGCGCAACCAGGGGCTCGGCGGTGCGGCGGGATTCCTCTCGGGGCTGGTGGGCGCGGGCACCGTCGGCAAACGTCACGTCGAACGCTTCCTCGGCGACGCCGGGGCCGGTGACGAGGTCGCGGTTCGGCGCAGGCTCGGGCGAGCGCGCGTCACCGTCGGCGAGAGCCACCCACTCAGCGGCGCCGAGCTGCTGGGAATGCTGACCGACGTGCGGTGCGACAAGCTGATCGCCGCGGGCCCCCACGTGGTGGCCGCGATCGAGGCACCCAACGGTGACCGCGGGGTGCTGATCTTCGACCTCGAGACGAGACCGTTGACCATCACCCGCCTGCGGGTCTTCGCCGCGCCGGGGTTAACCGGGTCTGACCGCGGGTAGACCTGGCCCGTGAGCACACCCAGCGATGAAGCCGACAAGAGCGAATCCGACGTCGGCGACGACCAGAAGGTCGCCTCCTCCCGTGCCGGCAAGGAGGGCGGCGACGAGGACGGTACCTACGTGGGCCGCACCGGCGGCGACGATTCCTTCGATGACGAGCAGTCCGGCGCCGAGGCCCGCTCTCAACAGCAGGGCACCTGAACCGGACGGGTTGCACACCGCGAGAACCCGGACATGAGACGGTATGACGACCATGTCTGACCGCCACCACATGACCTACGAGGACTTCGGCCGTAAGTTCTTCGAAGTCGCCGTCACCGAGGAACGGGTCGCCGCGGCGATCGGCGAGATCGCCGGCGATGCGTTCGAGATGGGCCCGATGGGTCAGGGGCCGGGCGGGATCGCCAAGGTCACCGCCCGGGTCAAAATCCAGCAGCCGCGGGTGACCCGCCACGTCGGCGAGATGATCACGTTCGCGATCCG
Above is a window of Mycolicibacterium baixiangningiae DNA encoding:
- a CDS encoding acyl-CoA synthetase, whose protein sequence is MTDGAVSFNLSTVFATVAEAVPDNTFLVWRDRRLTYADTDARVDGVAHYLTSVGLGCHTERDRLQGHESGQDHLGIYLRNGNEYLEAMIGSYRARVAPFNVNYRYVGEELTYLLTDADATALVYGAEFAPQVAAVRDQLPNLRVLIQVADDSGNELLPGAVDYESIITTAAPAGGMPVPTGDDLYILYTGGTTGMPKGVLWRQHDIFLSSMGGRPFGSDTFLSSYTELAERARAGAGAMGLLMIPPFMHGAAQWAAYNAVTMGGRLAIPDHVDRLHPDDALRVAARERVLSIPMVGDAVARPLLDEIERGDYDLSGLVTLTNGGAPLSPTVRDRILATLPHVIVMDAVGSSESGAQMSTYASAGAQIEAATFTPQSDTAVVAADFSRVLEPGEGQGWLARRDLVPLGYLGDEAKTAKTFPTIGGVRWSVPGDRANVLEDGRIQLLGRDSVTINSGGEKIFAEEVERAVAAHPAVYDVVVVGRPSERWGSEVVAVVQFAGEASATDEELVEVCTRSIARYKVPKVFIRTEKVVRSPAGKADYRWAKSVATESVNT
- a CDS encoding GAF domain-containing sensor histidine kinase, yielding MPNRLLKLLLRPTAPPLWLGVVVAAAFICLETLLVFQLKRVAPENAFGAVFLLGVLVVSAGWGFGLAVATSLVSTLVYVYIHLEGTDTLVPALAVFLPLALLANLLAGQARLRAAEAEQRRLEADLSAELARSTLGAGDLQAALHSAGRRIAEVLELPFAVLTLDDVPGDDRSTAVPLRDGPARIGTLLVPAELSKDARERVQRILGSLESLLVATRDRQEINAALAESHAEASALADQQTALRRVATLVARGADPSEVYPAAVTELADGLAVEHVTLISYDGDSHCVVLAARDNRDTDRLSAGERFRLDGDSLSHRIRTAGVPARIDDYAETHGSIADRLHGLHVRAGVGAPVIVNGEVRGAVLVGSITSDPLPPECEARVGDFADLISTAIANAETRAELKASRTRIITAADHARRSLERDLHDGAQQRIVSLGLEVRALEAALPPDAEREREALSRVVTGLGDLHHDLQELSRGIHPAILSRGGLGPAIRTLARRSSVPVSLHLDVDRRLPEPVEVAAYYVVAEALTNAAKHAHASEVTVHVRAGDDALHLSVGDDGVGGADSSAGSGLIGLKDRVEAVSGHLDVSSVSGAGTTVTVQIPL
- a CDS encoding alpha/beta fold hydrolase; this translates as MNVRARNNVRIVGTEQGPTVMLAHGFGCDQNLWRLVTARLAPEFRVVLFDHVGSGASDPTAWDADRYSSLQGYADDILELTKELDLHDVVFVGHSVASMMGVLAVRADPSRFAKLVLLTPSPCYVDDAEYRGGFSRADIDELLDSMESNYLGWSQAMAPTVMGAPGQPELSDELAESFCRTDPARARVFARATFLSDNRADLGGVHMPTLVIECAYDAIAPRGVGAFVHDHIAGSALLTLETTGHCPHLSAPEETAKAIAAFARAT
- a CDS encoding PP2C family protein-serine/threonine phosphatase, which codes for MTSPEGAEPAPEYTVEDLYEQAPCGHLATGPDRRILSVNETLVRWLGRRREELIGTPFTDLLTVGSRIHFETHFAPLLHITGEIRGVTVDLIAAGGNRLPTLIAANVKTDASGAPTTIRLALQDASDRRAYERELLAERQRAEQERARATALARTLKRSLLPPTLSPPPGLEASAHLHAASHDEVGGDFYDLFALTHGRSAFFLGDVCGKGVDAATVASLTRYTLRAAAVFDDDPVAVLHNLDTVLLGEYGPDRSHFCTVIFGVLTHQDNGFDVHLASGGHPPALLLRGDGTVEKVSTEGGQAAGIFNNARFVSARVHLAAGDTLVIYTDGVTEARIGRGAERFDDHDALMELARAHAPSTATEIVETLRTLLADLGEGVEDDAAVLALGVPR
- a CDS encoding nuclear transport factor 2 family protein, whose amino-acid sequence is MTFTRAELLTAVERSPRLVAVHDRAGWVALYTPEAQIEDPVGSRPHRGLDQIDRFYATFIAPRDITFHLRTDVVVDDTVIRDVGLEVRMGAGVTMHIPAVLRYDLAAAGGEVKIARLQAFWELPGMVGQFLRSGPRALPAGGALSVALLRNQGLGGAAGFLSGLVGAGTVGKRHVERFLGDAGAGDEVAVRRRLGRARVTVGESHPLSGAELLGMLTDVRCDKLIAAGPHVVAAIEAPNGDRGVLIFDLETRPLTITRLRVFAAPGLTGSDRG